From Cotesia glomerata isolate CgM1 linkage group LG2, MPM_Cglom_v2.3, whole genome shotgun sequence, a single genomic window includes:
- the LOC123258535 gene encoding uncharacterized protein LOC123258535 — protein MDKYKPWQYDGYLRLLAGPGYYDKPEGTDPLGKLWGINKYAIASGIFFGLGDSLIYTQTKNVLETANCFGYYIVPFVGLASAFACGTYISTDLRKKDDKFNYVAGVVSCMPVLYAWKKTASFTFWGAAMLLFAALVKKDSKMNDWTMLNYTSHYKYGNFKYDMSLVSKEWPRRPI, from the exons ATGGATAAAt ATAAGCCTTGGCAGTATGATGGTTATTTGCGGCTGTTAGCTGGTCCAGGGTACTATGATAAACCAGAAGGAACAGACCCCTTGGGAAAATTGTGGGGTATCAACAAATATGCGATCGCGTCAGGAATATTTTTTGGATTGGGCGATTCTCTGATTTACACTCAGACTAAGAATGTTCTTGAAACAGCAAATTGCTTCGGGTATTACATAGTACCGTTCGTGGGCTTAGCTTCAGCGTTTGCCTGCGGAACTTACATTTCAACTGATCTGAGGAAAAAAGATGACAAGTTTAATTATGTTGCTGGAG TGGTGTCGTGTATGCCGGTCCTTTACGCCTGGAAGAAGACGGCATCTTTCACTTTCTGGGGTGCTGCAATGCTGCTCTTCGCAGCTCTTGTGAAAAAAGATTCCAAAATGAACGACTGGACAATGTTGAACTACACATCCCACTACAAGTACGGAAACTTCAAGTACGATATGTCGCTTGTTTCCAAAGAGTGGCCAAGAAGACCaatctaa
- the LOC123258540 gene encoding uncharacterized protein LOC123258540 encodes MFLSVRALRFTNRSLAVRLFSQQTNQSEPSKPNMNVAGLSENCVAVPAQPVGAVGAAKDKEYKNPEYFCYHVDSFAEAEVELAKFRLPPPSNKRKFGQ; translated from the exons ATGTTTTTATCTGTGAGAGCTCTTCGTTTCACG AATAGAAGTTTAGCTGTTAGATTGTTTAGCCAGCAAACAAATCAAAGTGAACCCAGCAAACCTAACATGAACGTCGCCGGACTTAGTGAAAACTGTGTAGCAGTTCCAGCACAac ctGTGGGAGCTGTTGGTGCAGCCAAAGACAAGGAATACAAAAATCCGGAATACTTTTGTTATCATGTAGACAGTTTCGCAGAAGCAGAAGTTGAATTAGCGAAATTTCGGCTCCCTCCTCCTTCCAATAAACGAAAATTCGGGCAGTAA
- the LOC123258532 gene encoding complement component 1 Q subcomponent-binding protein, mitochondrial codes for MSGIVRNTVCAFGLKNLLKSTSMNRIITSQVSRSLWHMSNTINNYGIANSAIVKQHQQQLNCKNGHNYQCRCSQHTKAEKELIEFLAEEIVAEKKAQKSKTIPTELDGFSVSLDGANVTLVKKVNDEKIRIAFNVNHTVDTESEPEIDPSEDKPNLGEMKSKPNFTVDIVRGNQTLGLTCSFNNEYGASGADDSYNDCFGIDEVTLYEGEHSDKVYAVAGEVIDGYLYDLMMNYLEEKGISNEFAEKLVELSTNYEHSAYISLLEGLSKFTTHK; via the coding sequence atGAGTGGAATCGTAAGAAATACAGTTTGTGCATTCGGGTTGAAGAATTTGTTAAAATCAACCTCGATGAACAGAATAATAACCTCACAAGTTTCCCGCTCGCTCTGGCACATGTCTaacacaattaataattatggaaTTGCAAATTCAGCAATTGTTAAACAACACCAGCAACAATTAAACTGTAAGAACGGACACAATTACCAATGCCGGTGCTCCCAGCACACAAAAGCCGAAAAAGAGTTGATCGAGTTCCTCGCTGAGGAGATCGTTGCCGAGAAAAAAGCCCAGAAGTCCAAAACAATTCCAACTGAGCTCGACGGATTCTCAGTTTCCTTGGATGGCGCCAACGTTACCTtggtaaaaaaagtaaacgatgaaaaaattagaattgcATTTAATGTCAACCACACAGTCGACACTGAGAGCGAGCCTGAAATCGACCCCAGCGAGGACAAACCTAACTTGGGGGAAATGAAGAGCAAGCCGAACTTCACCGTTGATATTGTTCGTGGAAACCAGACTCTGGGGCTGACTTGTTCTTTTAATAATGAGTACGGAGCTTCTGGAGCCGACGATAGTTACAACGACTGCTTCGGTATTGATGAAGTTACTTTGTATGAGGGAGAGCACAGCGACAAGGTCTACGCCGTAGCTGGAGAAGTCATTGATGGGTACTTGTATGATTTGATGATGAACTACTTGGAAGAAAAGGGAATTTCTAATGAGTTTGCTGAGAAACTCGTTGAACTGAGCACCAATTATGAGCACAGCGCTTATATTAGTTTATTGGAAGGTTTATCTAAGTTTACTActcacaaataa
- the LOC123258483 gene encoding SET and MYND domain-containing protein DDB_G0273589-like isoform X2 has protein sequence MDPATEFWVNKCVACNVPGRVDKNYDAVVQLSMKRLLECEAEHPTLKYQLKCRKTAALKIKQGNNYYLTQGNNGLALVSYTEGIAYAPLNSKELAKGYANRSAVTCEFGLHYDSLKDIERALDIGYPDDLKAKLFARRARNLLSLDEDMRPEVELAIAEARRWANLMTYPQKRKILDLLRNIMDFVAIPDFPEDRHNFTTASNNPKILRASDFIAIKYNDKFGRHIVATRNIDAGETAFVHESYAAVVTPEQFYRFCWYCLKKVYSGIPCHQCVNVIYCDESCLDAAWKEHHHIECPMITSMVSENMKEKEFLALRMFIKAFKEMGSVKNLQDHVRKLNSITDPINKLLTDGVFDDTKYASVFGLTSDTSFVWSSLSYTYHLKSIFIVYYLAATSDNILDKKITVFKDLADDRQTLFIATLLLKHFDINMMNAQESEIFDYDIEEDHFNRGLMLLPLMSLFNHSCDFNMCYYMSGHKVALNAIKMIKKDEQLTINYGADFQLKQTQARKSFLQTRYNFTCDCVACVNDWSPDSEFPLFTQLITSQESMLRILDAVEENFEHDLSILGLANATEIVENFNSHRLRGLLKIMKVYDEEGIKFPSSELLIFKRLKNPV, from the exons aTGGATCCAGCTACAGAATTTTGGGTGAACAAGTGTGTCGCTTGCAATGTGCCGGGTCGCGTAGACAAAAATTACGACGCAGTAGTTCAATTATCAATGAAAAGATTACTCGAATGTGAAGCTGAGCATCCAACACTGAAATACCAGCTAAAATGTCGAAAGACGGCTGctttgaaaataaaacaaggtaataattactatttaacTCAAGGAAACAATGGTTTAGCTCTGGTGTCATACACTGAGGGCATAGCTTACGCGCCGCTGAACTCCAAGGAGCTGGCAAAAGGTTACGCGAACAGGTCAGCAGTAACTTGCGAGTTTGGTCTCCACTATGATTCGCTGAAAGACATTGAACGGGCTTTAGACATTGGTTACCCAGATGATCTAAAAGCCAAGTTATTTGCTCGCCGTGCAAGGAACTTGCTGTCGCTGGACGAAGACATGCGGCCTGAAGTAGAATTAGCCATAGCTGAAGCTCGTCGCTGGGCGAATTTGATGACTTACCCTCAGAAGAGGAAAATATTGGATTTATTAAGAAACATCATGGATTTTGTAGCAATACCTGATTTTCCCGAAGATCGTCACAATTTCACTACGGCAAGCAATAATCCTAAAATTCTTCGAGCATCAGACTTTATTGCTATTAAATACAATGATAAATTCGGTCGCCACATTGTTGCTACTAGAAATATAGATGCTGGAGAGACTGCATTTGTTCACGAGTCTTACGCAGCGGTAGTAACTCCCGAGCAGTTTTATCGCTTCTGCTGGTACTGCTTGAAAAAGGTTTATTCTGGTATTCCTTGCCATCAGTGTGTCAATGTGATCTATTGCGATGAAAGTTGCCTCGATGCAGCCTGGAAGGAACATCATCATATTGAATGTCCTATGATTACATCAATGGTGTCGGAAAATATGAAAGAGAAAGAATTTCTGGCTCTGAGGATGTTTATAAAAGCTTTCAAGGAAATGGGCtctgttaaaaatttgcaaGATCAtgttaggaaattaaattccatTACTg ATCCAATCAACAAGCTTTTAACTGATGGTGTTTTTGATGATACCAAATATGCAAGTGTTTTTGGATTGACATCAGATACTTCGTTTGTTTGGTCTTCTCTTAGTTACACTTATCATTTGAAGAGCATCTTTATTGTCTATTATTTAGCAGCGACTAGTGACAATATTTTGGACAAGAAGATAACTGTTTTCAAAGACCTGGCTGATGATCGACAAACTTTGTTCATCGCTACCTTGTTACTCAAGCACTTTGATATAAACATGATGAATGCACAGGAA tcGGAAATCTTTGACTATGATATTGAAGAAGATCATTTCAACCGAGGATTAATGCTTCTGCCATTGATGAGCTTGTTCAACCACAGCTGCGACTTCAATATGTGCTATTATATGTCTGGCCATAAAGTAGCGCTTAATGCTAtcaagatgataaaaaaagatgAACAATTAACTATCAACTATGGTGCAGACTTTCAATTAAAACAAACGCAGGCCCGAAAATCCTTTTTACAGACGCGCTATAATTTCACATGCGACTGTGTTGCTTGTGTCAATGATTGGAGCCCTGATTCTGAATTTCCCTTATTTAct CAATTAATAACATCTCAAGAAAGTATGCTAAGAATTCTGGACGCAGTTGAAGAGAACTTCGAGCATGATTTGTCAATTTTAGGTTTGGCTAACGCGACAGAAATTGTTGAGAATTTTAATTCCCACAGGCTCCGCGGTTTACTGAAAATAATGAAAGTCTATGATGAAGAAGGAATAAAGTTTCCGTCCAGCGagcttcttatttttaaaagattg aaaaatccAGTATAA
- the LOC123258483 gene encoding SET and MYND domain-containing protein DDB_G0273589-like isoform X1, whose protein sequence is MDPATEFWVNKCVACNVPGRVDKNYDAVVQLSMKRLLECEAEHPTLKYQLKCRKTAALKIKQGNNYYLTQGNNGLALVSYTEGIAYAPLNSKELAKGYANRSAVTCEFGLHYDSLKDIERALDIGYPDDLKAKLFARRARNLLSLDEDMRPEVELAIAEARRWANLMTYPQKRKILDLLRNIMDFVAIPDFPEDRHNFTTASNNPKILRASDFIAIKYNDKFGRHIVATRNIDAGETAFVHESYAAVVTPEQFYRFCWYCLKKVYSGIPCHQCVNVIYCDESCLDAAWKEHHHIECPMITSMVSENMKEKEFLALRMFIKAFKEMGSVKNLQDHVRKLNSITDPINKLLTDGVFDDTKYASVFGLTSDTSFVWSSLSYTYHLKSIFIVYYLAATSDNILDKKITVFKDLADDRQTLFIATLLLKHFDINMMNAQESEIFDYDIEEDHFNRGLMLLPLMSLFNHSCDFNMCYYMSGHKVALNAIKMIKKDEQLTINYGADFQLKQTQARKSFLQTRYNFTCDCVACVNDWSPDSEFPLFTQLITSQESMLRILDAVEENFEHDLSILGLANATEIVENFNSHRLRGLLKIMKVYDEEGIKFPSSELLIFKRLVTQIHSTDSY, encoded by the exons aTGGATCCAGCTACAGAATTTTGGGTGAACAAGTGTGTCGCTTGCAATGTGCCGGGTCGCGTAGACAAAAATTACGACGCAGTAGTTCAATTATCAATGAAAAGATTACTCGAATGTGAAGCTGAGCATCCAACACTGAAATACCAGCTAAAATGTCGAAAGACGGCTGctttgaaaataaaacaaggtaataattactatttaacTCAAGGAAACAATGGTTTAGCTCTGGTGTCATACACTGAGGGCATAGCTTACGCGCCGCTGAACTCCAAGGAGCTGGCAAAAGGTTACGCGAACAGGTCAGCAGTAACTTGCGAGTTTGGTCTCCACTATGATTCGCTGAAAGACATTGAACGGGCTTTAGACATTGGTTACCCAGATGATCTAAAAGCCAAGTTATTTGCTCGCCGTGCAAGGAACTTGCTGTCGCTGGACGAAGACATGCGGCCTGAAGTAGAATTAGCCATAGCTGAAGCTCGTCGCTGGGCGAATTTGATGACTTACCCTCAGAAGAGGAAAATATTGGATTTATTAAGAAACATCATGGATTTTGTAGCAATACCTGATTTTCCCGAAGATCGTCACAATTTCACTACGGCAAGCAATAATCCTAAAATTCTTCGAGCATCAGACTTTATTGCTATTAAATACAATGATAAATTCGGTCGCCACATTGTTGCTACTAGAAATATAGATGCTGGAGAGACTGCATTTGTTCACGAGTCTTACGCAGCGGTAGTAACTCCCGAGCAGTTTTATCGCTTCTGCTGGTACTGCTTGAAAAAGGTTTATTCTGGTATTCCTTGCCATCAGTGTGTCAATGTGATCTATTGCGATGAAAGTTGCCTCGATGCAGCCTGGAAGGAACATCATCATATTGAATGTCCTATGATTACATCAATGGTGTCGGAAAATATGAAAGAGAAAGAATTTCTGGCTCTGAGGATGTTTATAAAAGCTTTCAAGGAAATGGGCtctgttaaaaatttgcaaGATCAtgttaggaaattaaattccatTACTg ATCCAATCAACAAGCTTTTAACTGATGGTGTTTTTGATGATACCAAATATGCAAGTGTTTTTGGATTGACATCAGATACTTCGTTTGTTTGGTCTTCTCTTAGTTACACTTATCATTTGAAGAGCATCTTTATTGTCTATTATTTAGCAGCGACTAGTGACAATATTTTGGACAAGAAGATAACTGTTTTCAAAGACCTGGCTGATGATCGACAAACTTTGTTCATCGCTACCTTGTTACTCAAGCACTTTGATATAAACATGATGAATGCACAGGAA tcGGAAATCTTTGACTATGATATTGAAGAAGATCATTTCAACCGAGGATTAATGCTTCTGCCATTGATGAGCTTGTTCAACCACAGCTGCGACTTCAATATGTGCTATTATATGTCTGGCCATAAAGTAGCGCTTAATGCTAtcaagatgataaaaaaagatgAACAATTAACTATCAACTATGGTGCAGACTTTCAATTAAAACAAACGCAGGCCCGAAAATCCTTTTTACAGACGCGCTATAATTTCACATGCGACTGTGTTGCTTGTGTCAATGATTGGAGCCCTGATTCTGAATTTCCCTTATTTAct CAATTAATAACATCTCAAGAAAGTATGCTAAGAATTCTGGACGCAGTTGAAGAGAACTTCGAGCATGATTTGTCAATTTTAGGTTTGGCTAACGCGACAGAAATTGTTGAGAATTTTAATTCCCACAGGCTCCGCGGTTTACTGAAAATAATGAAAGTCTATGATGAAGAAGGAATAAAGTTTCCGTCCAGCGagcttcttatttttaaaagattggtaacacaaattcactcaactgATTCCtactaa
- the LOC123258476 gene encoding peroxisome assembly factor 2 produces MSSKNFNYCKILSYLIRTLKSKKNYYLLSYVYLHYVKIKLQRLKRVKVEIETINDSNFKSIVKKYYCENKKYIDYTSCAIGAVNCFKSSETIWINICSKKCDKKYKILVLPLNVKNKLYLSETTLFNIKNVLGENLSPFIIPACKNKIEWADEVKVSLLPCQECSDDLVDNLLKNYFSNPRYLRTKDIIKINIIEHTKEHFFTLENRQLTDLFFKVNSVKINNEYTYRSCYVFCEKSTLIQETKVRGYLPEFKKLEMIDDSITDVLEEIERNSMSNFPLLSYKPFEELKSSILPFKMTENWRGMKPVFLLKGPAGSGKLRLIRALSQQMGFNFLDFNCDETQTLSVSQIETKLRTNLTYAQNLVPCILKLSNINVFGRDTEGNIDERVTPNFAEQINDIYNIKMKYPLIIIATSEDDEIPSEINRNFIETFSINYFTQDQRSELIEWFLKNRNIKYDVDLSKIAGMCSNFFMNDLETLILDAATNCYKPLMSNEKSCVVINENDFIKAYDHMQATFSEQIGAPKVPQVYWEDIGGLANLKSEIMKRIEIPLMQDCDIKRSGILFYGPPGTGKTLLAKAVATEYKLNFLSVKGPELLNMYVGQSEKNVREIFELARTASPCIIFFDELDALAPNRGRSGDSGGVMDRVVSQLLAEMDGLGSSADTFIIGATNRPDLIDSALLRPGRFDKLFYVGIYSDSESQFTVLKAITRKFNMTNADQNLDKLVKLLPANLTGADLNSLCSNAWLNAVRKVVRNYEKSLDQKQDKKKPEGNVNVSLDDFLEAVKSLVPSVSREELMRYEKLHQELGSKICK; encoded by the exons atgtcttccaaaaattttaattactgtaAAATATTGTCGTACTTAATTCGAACCTTGAAGAgcaaaaagaattattatttactgtcatatgtttatttacattatgtgaaaataaaattacaaaggTTGAAAAGAGTGAAAGTCgaaatagaaacaattaatgacagtaattttaaaagtattgttaaaaaatactattgtgaaaataaaaaatatattgactATACATCGTGTGCCATTGGAGCTGTCAATTGTTTCAAGTCTTCAGAAACAATTTGGATAAATATCTGTTCTAAAAaatgtgataaaaaatataaaattcttgtTTTACCATTAAacgtcaaaaataaattatatctaTCAGAaacaactttatttaatattaaaaatgtactgGGTGAAAATTTATCACCTTTTATAA ttcctgcatgtaaaaataaaatagagtgGGCTGACGAAGTTAAAGTATCACTTCTGCCATGTCAAGAGTGTTCTGATGATTTagtagataatttattaaagaattactTTTCTAATCCTCGATATTTAAGGACGAaagatataattaaaataaatattatagaaCATAcaaaagaacatttttttactctgGAAAACCGGCAGTTAACTGACttgttttttaaagtcaacagtgtgaaaataaataatgaatacaCTTACAGATCTTGCTATGTATTCTGTGAAAAGTCGACTCTAATTCAAGAAACCAAAGTCCGTGGCTATCTACcagagtttaaaaaattagaaatgatTGATGATAGTATCACGGACGTTCTTGAGGAGATTGAAAGGAATTCAATGTCCAATTTTCCGCTATTATCTTATAAACCTTTTGAAGAGTTAAAATCTTCGATACTGCCATTTAAAATGACtg agaATTGGAGGGGAATGAAACCTGTTTTTTTGCTGAAAGGACCTGCTGGATCAGGAAAGTTAAGATTAATTAGAGCTCTGTCTCAACAAATGggttttaattttcttgattttaatTGTGATGAAACTCAGACGTTATCTGTCTCTCAAATAGAAACTAAACTACGTACAAATTTAACTTATGCTCAAAATTTAGTAccttgtattttaaaattgagtaATATAAAT gtttTTGGAAGAGACACCGAAGGTAATATTGACGAAAGAGTGACTCCTAATTTCGCTGAGcaaataaatgatatttataatattaaaatgaagTATCCGTTGATAATAATAGCGACATCCGAAGATGACGAAATTCCCTCAGAGATAAATCGTAATTTTATAGAGacattttctataaattatttcactCAGGATCAAAGATCTGAATTGATCGAGTGGTTTTTAAAGAACCGTAATATTAAGTACGACGTTGACTTGTCAAAAATAGCTGGAATgtgttctaatttttttatgaacgaTCTCGAAACTTTGATACTGGACGCTGCTACTAATTGTTACAAACCTCTGATGAGTAATGAAAAAAGTTGTGTTGTTATCAATGAAAATGACTTCATTAAGGCTTATG atCATATGCAAGCAACATTTTCTGAGCAAATAGGAGCGCCGAAAGTGCCTCAAGTTTATTGGGAAGACATAGGAGGGCTGGCTAatttaaaaagtgaaataatgAAAAGAATAGAAATACCACTGATGCAAGACTGTGACATTAAACGGTCtgggattttattttatggccCTCCGGGAACTGGAAAAACTCTTTTAGCAAAAGCCGTTGCCactgaatataaattaaactttttatcgGTAAAAGGCCCTGAGTTATTGAACATGTACGTCGGACAAAGTGAGAAAAATGTCAGAGAAATATTTGAATTGGCCCGAACAGCCTCGCcttgtattatattttttgatgaattGGATGCGTTGGCACCAAATCGTGGTCGTAGTGGCGACAGTGGAGGCGTTATGGACCGAGTTGTATCTCAATTGCTCGCTGAAATGGATGGGCTCGGTAGTTCTGCAGATACATTTATTATTGGCGCTACAAATCGACCTGATCTCATTGATTCTGCGCTATTGCGGCCCGGaagatttgataaattattttacgttGGAATTTATTCAGACTCTGAATCACAATTTACTGTTTTAAAAGCGATAACTCGTAAATTTAATATGACAAATGCCGACCAGAATTTggataaattagtaaaattattgCCGGCAAATTTAACAGGAGCTGATTTGAATTCTCTTTGCTCCAATGCGTGGCTTAATGCAGTACGCAAAGTTGTTAGAAATTACGAAAAGTCTCTGGATCAAAAACAAGACAAAAAAAAGCCGGAAGGAAATGTCAATGTTTCTTTAGATGACTTTCTTGAAGCTGTCAAGTCACTTGTACCTTCTGTCAGTCGGGAAGAATTGATGCGATACGAAAAGTTGCATCAAGAACTAGGTAgcaaaatttgtaaataa